In Gordonia iterans, the following proteins share a genomic window:
- a CDS encoding TetR/AcrR family transcriptional regulator: MARVEASVRSKQLIAAARRILSREGVNRTSLRGVAAEGGVPLGTLQYVFPTREKLLRTVIEDVVGEIAEVVDSSALGGRGLEYGMRHGIRAFWSRLAANRDLQIMQFELTTYSLREPGQQDLARWQYASYTETIAGWCREAAESADEECAIPFEQLGRIIVASIDGLILQYVCDPDDRRAESDLDTVIDMLVAFAAPRPRPLHT, encoded by the coding sequence ATGGCCCGCGTCGAGGCGTCAGTGCGCTCGAAGCAGCTGATCGCTGCGGCGCGCCGGATTCTCTCCCGCGAGGGCGTCAACCGGACGTCGCTGCGGGGCGTCGCCGCCGAGGGCGGTGTGCCCCTCGGCACCCTGCAGTACGTCTTTCCCACGCGCGAGAAGCTGCTGCGCACCGTGATCGAGGACGTGGTCGGCGAAATCGCCGAGGTCGTCGACTCCTCGGCCCTAGGGGGACGCGGCCTGGAGTACGGCATGCGGCACGGGATTCGTGCATTCTGGTCCCGGCTCGCCGCGAACCGCGACCTGCAGATCATGCAGTTCGAGCTCACCACGTATTCCCTCCGCGAGCCCGGTCAGCAGGATCTCGCTCGCTGGCAGTACGCGTCGTACACCGAGACCATCGCCGGCTGGTGCCGCGAGGCCGCCGAGAGCGCCGATGAAGAGTGCGCGATCCCCTTCGAGCAACTCGGGCGCATCATTGTCGCGAGCATCGACGGCCTCATCCTGCAGTACGTGTGCGATCCGGACGACCGGCGCGCCGAATCCGATCTGGACACCGTCATCGACATGCTCGTCGCCTTCGCCGCCCCGCGTCCCCGTCCGCTGCACACCTGA
- a CDS encoding flavin monoamine oxidase family protein produces the protein MTAAQVVVVGAGMSGLVAARQLVRAGLEVVVVEAADRVGGRMLTRTSALGSRLDLGGQWIGAGHRRFTDLADELGTTRFQMHTPKTPVIVDRAGQVLPIASPTVLAAGAAVLAAESAARLPFPTTGTVRSAIDRLPSAGARRLLEVLIEVATTGAPDRLSMDGLTGVISALGGLNSMLRTRGGAQDSLIAEGAGELPERLAAQLTRDRPDRIRLDTRVTAIADDGEGVTVETTTGSIRAARVVVTVPAPMLDGVEFTPPLPDEQQAAIGATAMGSVYKAIAVYPDPFWRKETSATGGHAEFVLLDAPGVATFDSSSPDGPGHLCLLVGGPDAHALDDLTPQARRDLLLNRLVPLLGEQVAAPVDWHERSWHLDDFAGGGYMTLPAPGTRAGHVPLPHAPAARIHWAGTERSESKPGYSYIEGAIAAGERAAGEVISSLSASG, from the coding sequence ATGACCGCGGCGCAGGTCGTGGTGGTCGGCGCCGGCATGTCCGGGCTCGTCGCCGCGCGCCAGCTCGTACGCGCGGGCCTGGAGGTCGTCGTGGTCGAGGCCGCCGACCGAGTGGGCGGCCGGATGCTGACACGGACGTCCGCCCTCGGCTCCCGGCTGGACCTGGGCGGCCAATGGATCGGCGCAGGCCACCGCCGCTTCACGGACCTCGCCGACGAACTCGGCACGACGCGGTTCCAGATGCACACACCGAAGACCCCGGTGATCGTCGACCGCGCAGGCCAGGTGCTTCCCATTGCCTCGCCCACCGTCCTCGCCGCGGGCGCGGCCGTGCTGGCCGCCGAGTCGGCCGCACGGCTGCCGTTCCCCACGACGGGAACGGTGCGCTCGGCGATCGACCGCCTCCCGTCGGCAGGCGCGCGCCGGTTGCTCGAGGTGCTGATCGAAGTGGCGACGACCGGCGCCCCCGACAGGCTCTCGATGGACGGACTGACCGGCGTGATCTCGGCCCTCGGCGGCCTGAACTCCATGCTCCGCACCCGCGGCGGCGCGCAGGACTCGCTCATCGCGGAAGGAGCCGGCGAGTTGCCCGAGCGACTGGCCGCGCAGCTCACCCGCGATCGTCCGGACCGGATTCGGCTCGACACCCGCGTGACGGCGATCGCTGACGACGGCGAGGGCGTGACGGTCGAGACGACGACCGGATCCATCCGCGCAGCGCGGGTCGTGGTCACGGTCCCGGCGCCGATGCTCGACGGCGTCGAGTTCACCCCGCCGCTGCCCGACGAACAGCAGGCCGCGATCGGCGCCACCGCCATGGGCTCGGTCTACAAGGCCATCGCCGTGTACCCGGACCCGTTCTGGCGAAAGGAGACCTCGGCAACCGGCGGTCACGCCGAGTTCGTCCTGCTCGACGCGCCCGGCGTGGCCACCTTCGACTCGTCGTCGCCGGATGGTCCCGGCCACCTGTGTCTGCTGGTCGGCGGGCCGGACGCGCATGCACTCGACGACCTGACGCCGCAGGCACGCCGTGATCTGCTGCTGAACCGGCTGGTGCCGCTCCTCGGCGAGCAAGTCGCCGCCCCCGTCGACTGGCACGAGAGGTCCTGGCACCTCGACGACTTCGCGGGCGGCGGTTACATGACGCTGCCCGCACCCGGGACGCGCGCCGGACACGTGCCGCTGCCGCACGCTCCGGCCGCCCGGATCCACTGGGCCGGGACGGAGCGCTCTGAGTCCAAGCCCGGCTACAGCTACATCGAAGGCGCCATCGCAGCCGGCGAGCGTGCGGCCGGCGAGGTGATCTCGTCGTTGTCCGCCTCCGGGTGA
- a CDS encoding transglycosylase family protein translates to MSIKKLAIRTALAGAVTIAPLSAVAATASAAPGHNWDAVAQCESGGNWSINTGNGYYGGLQFSLPTWQANGGSGMPHLNSRSEQIRVAENTLVSQGVGAWPSCGGLLYS, encoded by the coding sequence ATGAGCATCAAGAAGCTCGCCATCCGCACCGCCCTCGCCGGCGCCGTGACGATCGCCCCGCTGAGCGCTGTGGCCGCCACCGCCTCGGCCGCCCCCGGCCACAACTGGGACGCCGTCGCCCAGTGCGAGTCCGGCGGCAACTGGTCCATCAACACCGGCAACGGCTACTACGGCGGCCTGCAGTTCTCGCTGCCGACCTGGCAGGCCAACGGCGGCTCCGGGATGCCGCACCTGAACAGCCGCTCCGAGCAGATCCGCGTCGCGGAGAACACCCTCGTGAGCCAGGGCGTCGGCGCCTGGCCGTCCTGCGGCGGGCTGCTGTACTCCTAA
- a CDS encoding propionyl-CoA synthetase, giving the protein MGAYLDEFTRSNDDPEGFWLDAAQAIDWIRPPDRALDDANPPIYRWFPGATLNTSYNALDRHVAAGRGDQPALIWDSAMTGQQRTYTYAELLDEVAAFAGALAARGVGKGDRVVVYLPMIPEAVVAMLACARIGAVHSVVFGGFAAPELAARIDDAEPVAVITASGGLEPGRTVEYLPIVETALELASSSPSTVIVKDRAEVAGSAADHGWLDWDQTVAGAEPVAPVEVAATDPLYILYTSGTTGKPKGVVRDNGGHAVALAWSMTNIYDISPGEVWWSASDVGWVVGHSYIVYGPLLAGATTVVYEGKPVGTPDAGAFWRVISEHGVVALFTAPTAIRAIRKADPEAAELAKYPMPSFRTLFTAGERLDPDTFFWAGEKLGVPVVDHWWQTETGWSIVANLRGLEAMEIKAGSPSVPVPGYRVEVVDGEGAPVPAGAEGNIVVRLPLPPGTLAGLWRDEERYRSSYLNAFPGYYLTGDSGYVDSDGYVFVLGRSDDVINVAGHRLSTGSIEAVIAGHPAVAECAVVGIRDDLKGQRPSGYVVLKAGVEIGDDELRADLVKRVREEIGAVATFRDVTVVQALPKTRSGKILRKTMRQIVDGDEYAVPSTIEDPAVLAALAEQLAPKE; this is encoded by the coding sequence GTGGGCGCATATCTCGACGAATTCACCAGAAGCAACGACGATCCCGAGGGCTTCTGGCTCGACGCCGCGCAGGCGATCGACTGGATACGCCCGCCGGACCGGGCGCTCGACGACGCGAACCCGCCGATCTACCGGTGGTTTCCCGGCGCCACCCTGAACACGTCGTACAACGCTCTCGACCGTCACGTCGCCGCCGGCCGCGGAGATCAGCCCGCGCTGATCTGGGACTCGGCGATGACCGGGCAGCAGCGCACCTACACCTACGCGGAACTGCTCGACGAGGTCGCCGCCTTCGCCGGAGCGCTGGCCGCGCGGGGAGTCGGCAAGGGCGACCGCGTCGTCGTCTATCTCCCGATGATCCCCGAGGCCGTCGTCGCCATGCTCGCGTGCGCCCGTATCGGCGCCGTGCACTCGGTGGTCTTCGGCGGATTCGCCGCGCCGGAACTGGCCGCCCGCATCGACGACGCCGAGCCGGTCGCCGTGATCACCGCGTCCGGCGGCCTGGAACCCGGCCGGACCGTCGAGTACCTGCCGATCGTCGAGACCGCTCTGGAGCTGGCGTCGTCGTCGCCGTCGACCGTGATCGTGAAGGACCGCGCCGAGGTGGCCGGCAGTGCCGCCGATCACGGTTGGCTGGACTGGGATCAGACAGTCGCCGGGGCCGAACCCGTCGCGCCGGTCGAGGTGGCCGCCACCGACCCGCTGTACATCCTCTACACGTCCGGAACCACCGGGAAGCCCAAGGGCGTGGTCCGCGACAACGGCGGTCACGCGGTGGCGCTGGCCTGGTCGATGACGAACATCTACGACATCTCGCCCGGCGAGGTCTGGTGGAGCGCGTCCGACGTCGGCTGGGTGGTCGGGCACTCGTACATCGTCTACGGGCCGCTGTTGGCCGGCGCGACGACCGTGGTCTACGAGGGCAAACCGGTCGGCACCCCGGACGCCGGGGCGTTCTGGCGGGTGATCTCCGAGCACGGCGTGGTCGCGTTGTTCACCGCGCCGACCGCGATCAGGGCCATCCGCAAGGCGGACCCCGAGGCCGCCGAACTGGCGAAGTACCCCATGCCGTCGTTCCGGACGCTGTTCACCGCCGGCGAGCGCCTCGATCCCGACACCTTCTTCTGGGCGGGCGAGAAGCTGGGCGTGCCCGTCGTCGACCACTGGTGGCAGACCGAGACCGGCTGGTCGATCGTGGCCAATCTGCGCGGCCTGGAAGCGATGGAGATCAAGGCCGGATCGCCGTCGGTGCCGGTGCCCGGCTATCGGGTCGAGGTGGTCGACGGCGAGGGCGCGCCCGTGCCGGCCGGCGCCGAGGGCAACATCGTCGTGCGGCTGCCGCTGCCGCCCGGCACGCTCGCCGGGCTCTGGCGCGACGAGGAGCGCTACCGGTCGTCGTACCTGAACGCGTTCCCCGGCTACTACCTGACCGGCGACTCCGGCTACGTCGACTCCGACGGTTATGTGTTCGTCCTGGGCCGGTCCGACGACGTCATCAACGTCGCCGGTCACCGACTGTCCACCGGGAGCATCGAGGCGGTGATCGCCGGTCATCCGGCGGTGGCCGAGTGTGCCGTCGTCGGCATCAGGGACGACCTCAAGGGCCAGCGGCCCAGCGGCTATGTGGTGCTGAAGGCGGGCGTGGAGATCGGCGACGACGAACTGCGCGCCGATCTGGTGAAGCGCGTGCGGGAGGAGATCGGCGCGGTGGCCACCTTCCGCGACGTGACCGTGGTGCAGGCGCTGCCCAAGACGCGCTCGGGCAAGATCCTGCGCAAGACGATGCGGCAGATCGTCGACGGCGACGAGTACGCGGTCCCCTCGACGATCGAGGACCCCGCGGTGCTCGCCGCCCTCGCGGAGCAGTTGGCGCCGAAGGAGTAG
- a CDS encoding FAD-dependent oxidoreductase: MAHVDTIVVGAGLAGLSAARRLTRAGQTVRVLEARGCYGGRLGAGVWTQYGKALAAPIGRIHWAGAETSDVRNGYMDGAIRSGHRATEAILDGAR, translated from the coding sequence ATGGCACACGTGGACACGATCGTCGTCGGAGCCGGCCTCGCCGGTCTCAGCGCAGCGCGGCGACTGACTCGGGCGGGGCAGACCGTCCGGGTCCTGGAGGCCCGCGGCTGCTACGGGGGTCGACTCGGCGCCGGGGTGTGGACGCAGTACGGCAAGGCACTGGCCGCCCCGATCGGCCGGATCCACTGGGCTGGCGCGGAGACGTCCGACGTGCGGAACGGCTACATGGACGGAGCGATCCGTTCCGGACACCGTGCCACCGAGGCGATCCTGGACGGCGCCCGATGA
- a CDS encoding MBL fold metallo-hydrolase RNA specificity domain-containing protein produces MSGLTLTSLGGAGTVTGSKHLLQSGGRTLMVDCGLFQGIKNLREANWRPLPVPADSVDAVVLTHAHLDHTGYLPRLVRDGFAGTVYCTPATRAVAEIILRDSAHIQERDADFLNKRKATKHQPALPLYTGDDVTATLARFQTYPPHTPFTPLPGVEVTFRGAGHILGAATVTVAWAGKTVAFTGDLGRYDDPLMFDPEPIEAADVLVTESTYGDRARDQASPLEAIQRVVAEGIARGGTVLIPAFAVGRTQMILYYLWQLRRAGTVPDVPIYVDSPMAINAGELLPSFPDQHKLDPALTDEMFAIAKYTRDPEESKAISADRSPKIVLSASGMATGGRVLHHLAAFAADPRTTIVLAGYQSVGTRGRSLADGARFLRLYGEWVPVHAHVEDLHMFSAHADCDELIRWMRGFTHGPSHSFIVHGEPQAAESLRMRMRREFDWDATVSVPNRVYSLG; encoded by the coding sequence ATGTCCGGACTCACCCTGACCTCACTCGGCGGCGCCGGCACGGTGACCGGCTCCAAGCACCTGCTGCAGTCCGGCGGACGGACGCTGATGGTCGACTGCGGACTGTTCCAGGGAATCAAGAACCTGCGCGAGGCGAACTGGCGGCCGCTCCCGGTCCCGGCGGACAGCGTCGACGCCGTTGTCCTGACCCACGCGCACCTCGACCACACCGGCTACCTGCCACGCCTGGTGCGTGACGGCTTCGCCGGAACCGTGTACTGCACCCCGGCCACCCGCGCGGTGGCCGAGATCATTCTGCGCGACAGCGCCCACATCCAGGAACGCGACGCCGACTTCCTCAATAAGCGCAAGGCCACCAAGCACCAGCCTGCACTCCCCCTGTACACCGGCGACGACGTCACCGCGACCCTCGCCCGCTTCCAGACGTATCCGCCGCACACGCCGTTCACGCCGCTGCCCGGCGTCGAGGTGACCTTCCGCGGCGCCGGACACATCCTCGGCGCCGCCACCGTCACGGTCGCCTGGGCCGGCAAGACCGTCGCCTTCACCGGCGACCTCGGACGGTACGACGACCCCCTGATGTTCGATCCCGAACCGATCGAGGCCGCCGACGTGCTGGTCACCGAGTCGACCTACGGCGACCGGGCCCGAGACCAGGCCTCGCCGCTGGAGGCGATCCAGCGGGTGGTCGCCGAAGGCATCGCGCGCGGCGGCACCGTGCTGATCCCCGCGTTCGCCGTCGGCCGCACCCAGATGATCCTCTATTACCTCTGGCAGCTGCGGCGCGCCGGCACGGTGCCGGACGTCCCGATCTACGTCGACTCCCCGATGGCGATCAACGCCGGCGAACTGCTGCCCAGCTTCCCCGACCAGCACAAGCTCGATCCGGCGCTCACTGACGAGATGTTCGCGATCGCGAAGTACACGCGCGATCCGGAGGAGTCCAAGGCGATCTCCGCCGACCGCTCGCCGAAGATCGTGCTGTCGGCCAGCGGCATGGCGACCGGCGGCCGAGTCCTGCACCACCTGGCCGCCTTCGCGGCCGACCCCCGCACCACCATCGTGCTGGCCGGCTACCAGTCGGTGGGGACGCGCGGCCGCTCACTGGCCGACGGCGCCCGCTTCCTGCGGCTGTACGGCGAGTGGGTGCCGGTCCACGCCCACGTCGAGGATCTGCACATGTTCTCCGCGCACGCCGATTGTGACGAGTTGATCCGCTGGATGCGCGGCTTCACACACGGCCCGTCCCACAGCTTCATCGTGCACGGCGAGCCGCAAGCGGCCGAGTCGCTGCGCATGCGGATGCGGCGGGAGTTCGACTGGGACGCCACCGTATCGGTTCCGAACCGGGTGTACTCGCTCGGCTGA
- a CDS encoding ferritin: protein MKMNEELETAFNKQITMEFESSMLYRQLAIEFELKDLPGIASWMMGHAAEEITHADRLINHLTDRDNHPVIGDIHMPSIKINTVAEAFEVALEAEEKVSESIRNLFRLGQETGDVDSRPTIDWFIAEQVEEEATVREILGRAKLINEDGPGILRLDDELAGKS from the coding sequence ATGAAGATGAACGAAGAACTCGAGACCGCTTTTAACAAGCAGATCACGATGGAGTTCGAGTCGTCCATGCTGTACCGCCAGCTGGCGATCGAGTTCGAATTGAAGGATCTGCCCGGCATCGCTTCCTGGATGATGGGCCATGCCGCCGAAGAGATCACCCACGCCGACCGGCTGATCAACCATCTGACCGATCGGGACAACCACCCGGTCATCGGCGACATCCACATGCCGTCGATCAAGATCAACACCGTCGCCGAAGCCTTCGAGGTGGCCCTCGAGGCCGAGGAGAAGGTGTCCGAGTCGATCCGCAACCTGTTCCGCCTCGGCCAGGAGACCGGCGACGTCGACTCGCGTCCGACCATCGACTGGTTCATCGCCGAGCAGGTCGAGGAAGAGGCCACCGTGCGCGAGATCCTCGGTCGCGCCAAGCTGATCAACGAGGACGGCCCCGGCATCCTGCGCCTGGACGACGAGCTGGCCGGCAAGTCCTGA